Proteins encoded together in one Diabrotica undecimpunctata isolate CICGRU chromosome 3, icDiaUnde3, whole genome shotgun sequence window:
- the LOC140437763 gene encoding interferon-inducible double-stranded RNA-dependent protein kinase activator A homolog, translating into MMKSPISLLEERFVRSKPVYIYEDPARQGYGFTCTIKVGGITAHGSAFTKKEAKQKAAEEALILLGNYTKTTTIVNTPLDVTNYISILNEHAQKNRLSSPIYIEKPVHGQYEIECCYAGLTGIGTGTNKKIAKQLAAKSTYERLDSANVNALSSRLNNSLVLDDPSYKQKILYVYDGIKKEEESKCQAIESEIIFPKFQVEVKEEDVLEKLKLAGHKYNPVVLHTNPFILALQIGDRATVLGRGDTRKEAEKDLLAEADLIFFSEI; encoded by the exons ATGATGAAGTCACCTATTTCACTTTTGGAAGAAAGGTTTGTAAGGAGTAAGCCAGTTTATATTTATGAAGATCCTGCGAGACAAGGATATGGTTTTACGTGTACCATAAAAGTAGGTGGCATTACAGCTCATGGTAGTGCTTTTACAAAAAAAGAAGCCAAGCAAAAGGCAGCTGAAGAAGCCCTTATATTACTAGGAAACTATACTAAGACTACTACCATCGTGAACACACCACTCGACGTTACTAATTACATATCCATCCTAAATGAACATGCACAGAAAAATCGGTTAAGTTCTCCTATATATATCGAAAAACCAGTACATGGTCAATATGAAATTGAATGTTGCTATGCGGGCCTTACAGGTATTGGAAcaggaacaaataaaaaaattgctaaGCAACTAGCTGCAAAATCGACGTATGAAAG ACTTGATTCAGCGAATGTTAATGCACTAAGTAGCCGTTTGAATAATTCACTAGTTTTAGATGACCCTtcctacaaacaaaaaatattatatgttTACGATGGTATAAAAAAGGAAGAAGAATCAAAATGTCAGGCAATAGAATCAGAAATTATTTTCCCCAAATTCCAG GTTGAAgttaaagaagaagatgttttaGAAAAATTAAAGCTCGCCGGTCATAAATATAATCCAGTCGTACTTCATACTAATCCTTTTATATTGGCATTGCAAATAGGCGATAGAGCTACGGTACTAGGTCGCGGTGACACCAGGAAAGAAGCAGAAAAAGACTTACTCGCAGAGGCAGATCTTATATTTTTTTCCGAGATTTGA